The proteins below are encoded in one region of Amycolatopsis magusensis:
- a CDS encoding alpha/beta hydrolase, protein MTRTRSFAAALTGVLAMALVTAPAAAAGPSLAWGPCTEPGLERYQCATAGVPLDHAHPDGPELGLSVVRQPAKDPARRIGTLFLAVGGPGGSGVDSAKGRELARGELADRFDVVTFDQRGIGRSGQVRCFASAGEQEDFWAEARIPPANREEERAAEDFSRAYARTCAEHGGELLDHLTTADAARDLDWLREAVGDEQLTYSGGSYASYLGEVYGAMFPGRVRALQLISMMDPEGYTNRTTATLLERSAGTEDVLREFGRLCDSAGPRCVISGNALGRNAAVLERLEQGPILVGGTYPVQYRDLVPIQASLLYETQYGWPAFAHLVHELERGEQGNPAVVAEILRGMAFRLDFLDSYVSITCADVRVPPVPGVWPRVGEAFEAVSPHYGRSWWYQVQPCASWPPSPQRYTGPWRLHSATPALLINNRHDPVTPLSYAEKARHLLGNAHLLVVEGHGHTPTGPCVDEARTRYLVDLQLPSTTTCETPTQPFPPA, encoded by the coding sequence ATGACCAGGACGAGGAGCTTCGCCGCCGCGCTGACCGGGGTGCTGGCGATGGCACTGGTGACGGCACCCGCTGCCGCCGCCGGGCCGTCACTGGCGTGGGGGCCGTGCACCGAGCCGGGGCTCGAGCGGTACCAGTGCGCGACCGCCGGAGTCCCGCTCGACCACGCGCACCCGGACGGGCCCGAGCTCGGGCTTTCCGTGGTGCGCCAGCCCGCCAAGGACCCGGCGCGCCGCATCGGCACGCTGTTCCTCGCGGTGGGCGGGCCCGGCGGGTCGGGGGTGGATTCGGCGAAGGGGCGCGAGCTGGCTCGGGGTGAGCTCGCGGACCGGTTCGACGTGGTGACCTTCGACCAGCGCGGGATCGGGCGCAGCGGCCAGGTCCGCTGCTTCGCCTCGGCCGGGGAGCAGGAGGATTTCTGGGCTGAGGCAAGGATTCCACCGGCGAACCGCGAGGAGGAGCGGGCCGCCGAGGACTTCAGCCGGGCCTACGCGAGGACGTGCGCCGAACACGGCGGTGAGCTGCTCGACCACCTCACCACCGCGGACGCCGCGCGGGATCTGGACTGGCTGCGCGAAGCCGTCGGGGACGAGCAGTTGACCTATTCGGGTGGGTCGTACGCCAGTTACCTGGGGGAGGTCTACGGCGCGATGTTCCCGGGGCGGGTCCGCGCGCTGCAGCTCATCTCGATGATGGACCCGGAGGGCTACACGAACCGCACCACCGCGACGCTGCTCGAGCGGTCGGCGGGGACCGAGGACGTGCTGCGGGAGTTCGGCAGGTTGTGCGACTCGGCGGGACCGCGGTGCGTGATCTCGGGGAACGCGCTGGGCCGCAACGCCGCCGTGCTGGAGCGGCTCGAGCAGGGCCCGATCCTCGTGGGCGGCACGTATCCGGTGCAGTACCGCGACCTCGTGCCGATCCAGGCGAGCCTGCTGTACGAGACGCAGTACGGGTGGCCCGCGTTCGCCCACCTGGTCCACGAGCTGGAGCGCGGGGAGCAGGGGAACCCGGCCGTGGTCGCGGAGATCCTGAGAGGGATGGCGTTCCGGCTGGACTTCCTCGACTCGTACGTCTCGATCACCTGCGCCGACGTGCGGGTGCCGCCGGTGCCGGGGGTGTGGCCGCGGGTGGGCGAGGCCTTCGAGGCGGTTTCACCGCACTACGGGCGGAGCTGGTGGTACCAGGTGCAGCCGTGTGCTTCGTGGCCACCGTCGCCGCAGCGGTACACCGGACCGTGGCGCCTGCACTCCGCGACGCCCGCGCTCCTGATCAACAACCGCCACGACCCGGTGACCCCGTTGTCCTACGCCGAGAAGGCCCGGCACCTGCTGGGCAACGCGCACCTGCTCGTCGTCGAAGGCCACGGGCACACCCCGACCGGCCCCTGCGTCGACGAAGCCCGCACCCGCTACCTGGTCGACCTGCAACTGCCGTCGACCACCACCTGCGAGACACCCACCCAGCCGTTCCCGCCCGCTTAG
- a CDS encoding MFS transporter: MPIALLALAIGAFGIGTTEFVMMGVLPETAADFGVSIPEAGHLISGYALGVVIGAPLLTAVAVRLPRKTMLLAMMAMFTVGNLLFALSPNHEWGVVFRFLAGLPHGAFFGAGAVVASSLVGKQNRAKAVSMMFLGLTLANVIGVPLGTLLGQQVGWRATFGVVAVIGLVAMAAIQKLVPHQGKPAENSLKGELGAFRRPQVWFALAIVTFGLGGVFACLSYIAPMLTDVAGYAPGDVTLLLSLAGLGMTLGNLLGGRLADRALMPSLYVALTALAAVLAVFTVTAQGKVGAAITVFGIGVAGFMIGPMLQARIMEKAGGTPSLVSAAVQSAFNIANSIGAYLGGLVIAGGLGLVAPNWVGASLAVVGLSIAVVSGLLDRREHSTPAPVPA, translated from the coding sequence GTGCCCATCGCGCTGCTCGCGCTCGCCATCGGTGCCTTCGGCATCGGCACCACCGAGTTCGTCATGATGGGCGTGCTGCCCGAGACGGCCGCCGACTTCGGGGTTTCCATCCCGGAGGCAGGCCACCTGATCTCGGGTTACGCGCTCGGGGTGGTGATCGGCGCGCCCCTGCTCACCGCGGTCGCGGTGCGGCTGCCCCGCAAGACGATGCTGCTCGCCATGATGGCGATGTTCACCGTCGGCAACCTGCTCTTCGCGCTGTCGCCCAACCACGAGTGGGGCGTGGTCTTCCGCTTCCTGGCCGGCCTGCCGCACGGTGCCTTCTTCGGCGCCGGTGCCGTGGTCGCCTCCAGCCTGGTCGGCAAGCAGAACCGCGCCAAGGCGGTGTCGATGATGTTCCTCGGGCTGACGCTGGCCAACGTGATCGGCGTGCCGTTGGGCACGCTGCTCGGCCAGCAGGTCGGCTGGCGCGCCACCTTCGGCGTGGTCGCGGTGATCGGCCTGGTCGCGATGGCGGCCATCCAGAAGCTGGTGCCGCACCAGGGCAAGCCCGCCGAGAACTCGCTGAAGGGCGAGCTGGGTGCCTTCCGCCGCCCGCAGGTGTGGTTCGCGCTGGCCATCGTCACCTTCGGCCTCGGCGGTGTGTTCGCCTGCCTGTCCTACATCGCGCCGATGCTGACCGACGTCGCCGGGTACGCGCCGGGTGACGTGACGCTGCTGCTGTCGCTGGCCGGGCTCGGCATGACGCTGGGCAACCTGCTCGGCGGCCGGCTGGCCGACCGGGCGCTGATGCCGAGCCTGTACGTGGCGCTGACCGCGCTCGCCGCGGTGCTGGCCGTGTTCACCGTGACCGCGCAGGGCAAGGTCGGCGCGGCGATCACCGTGTTCGGCATCGGCGTGGCCGGGTTCATGATCGGCCCGATGCTGCAGGCGCGGATCATGGAGAAGGCCGGTGGCACGCCCTCGCTGGTCTCGGCCGCGGTGCAGTCGGCGTTCAACATCGCCAACTCGATCGGCGCCTACCTGGGCGGCCTGGTCATCGCCGGTGGCCTGGGCCTGGTGGCACCGAACTGGGTGGGTGCCTCGCTGGCCGTGGTCGGCCTGAGCATCGCCGTGGTCTCCGGCCTGCTGGACCGCCGCGAGCACTCCACCCCGGCGCCCGTTCCCGCCTAA
- a CDS encoding ArsR/SmtB family transcription factor has translation MPTETAPAYTYPERDEIRIESVLHALADPVRLRIVRQLAAAETGEIACGNLDVTVSKSTLTHHLRTLREAGVIMGRQQGTARYNSLRLEDLDALFPGLLNGILCAPR, from the coding sequence ATGCCCACCGAGACAGCGCCGGCCTACACCTATCCGGAGCGCGACGAGATCCGCATCGAGTCGGTGCTGCACGCGCTGGCCGATCCGGTGCGGCTGCGGATCGTCCGCCAGCTGGCCGCCGCCGAAACCGGTGAGATCGCCTGCGGCAACCTCGACGTGACGGTGAGCAAGTCGACGCTCACCCACCACCTCCGCACGCTGCGTGAAGCGGGCGTGATCATGGGCAGACAGCAGGGCACCGCGCGTTACAACTCCCTGCGCCTCGAAGACCTCGACGCACTCTTTCCCGGACTGCTCAACGGGATCCTCTGCGCACCGCGGTAA
- a CDS encoding MFS transporter, which produces MPDSSRRTYVLALGAFSVGTSAYVVAGLLPALVSALHVSTAAAAQLVTAFAIAYAIGAPLLSALTSQWERRKLLVVALTVTAAGNFLAALVTDYPLLFAARVVTAIGAAVYTPVASAVAAELTPPERRGRAVALVFGGLTVATILGVPLGSLMSQHGGYRLVFALVGVVALLGAVAVRWMLPSVAPQPPVPFLARFTVAKDPRVLALLGATALGCLGAFTVYTFITPLLAETAGVHGTLVSVLLFAYGAGGVLGNSVGGRITDRWGSRRPLIAVMSAMTLTLAVMPFTATTVAGAAVTLFVWGLSTWSVNPPIQHRLIDVAGPSAGLALSLNASAIYLGVGLAGVAGGVVTRYGGLTLLPTVAAVLTVCAGSLAMLAWRRRAVVAPPVPAAVG; this is translated from the coding sequence ATGCCGGACTCCTCCCGCCGGACCTACGTACTCGCGCTCGGCGCCTTCTCGGTGGGGACCAGCGCGTACGTGGTGGCCGGGCTGCTGCCCGCACTGGTCAGCGCGCTGCACGTGTCCACCGCCGCGGCCGCCCAGCTGGTCACCGCCTTCGCCATCGCCTACGCGATCGGCGCGCCCCTGCTCTCCGCGCTGACCAGCCAGTGGGAACGCCGGAAGCTGCTGGTCGTCGCGCTCACCGTGACCGCGGCAGGCAACTTCCTCGCCGCGCTGGTCACCGACTACCCGCTGCTGTTCGCCGCGCGGGTGGTCACCGCGATCGGCGCCGCCGTGTACACGCCGGTGGCCAGCGCGGTCGCGGCGGAACTGACCCCGCCGGAACGCCGCGGGCGGGCGGTCGCGCTGGTGTTCGGCGGGCTGACCGTGGCCACCATCCTCGGCGTGCCGCTGGGCAGCCTGATGTCGCAACACGGGGGTTACCGGCTGGTGTTCGCGCTGGTCGGCGTGGTCGCGCTGCTCGGCGCGGTGGCGGTGCGGTGGATGCTGCCGTCGGTGGCGCCGCAGCCGCCGGTGCCGTTCCTGGCGCGGTTCACCGTGGCGAAGGACCCGCGGGTGCTGGCGTTGCTCGGCGCGACCGCGCTCGGCTGCCTCGGCGCGTTCACCGTCTACACGTTCATCACGCCGCTGCTCGCGGAGACCGCGGGCGTGCACGGCACGCTGGTCAGCGTCCTGCTGTTCGCCTATGGCGCGGGCGGGGTGCTGGGCAACTCGGTCGGCGGGCGGATCACCGACCGCTGGGGTTCGCGGCGGCCGCTGATCGCGGTGATGAGCGCGATGACGCTGACGCTGGCGGTCATGCCGTTCACCGCGACCACGGTGGCCGGTGCCGCGGTGACGTTGTTCGTCTGGGGCCTGTCCACCTGGTCGGTGAACCCGCCGATCCAGCACCGCCTGATCGACGTCGCCGGGCCGTCGGCGGGGCTGGCGCTGTCGCTGAACGCGTCGGCGATCTACCTGGGCGTCGGGCTGGCGGGGGTCGCGGGCGGGGTGGTCACCCGGTACGGCGGGCTGACCCTGCTGCCGACGGTGGCCGCGGTGCTGACCGTGTGCGCCGGTTCGCTGGCGATGCTGGCCTGGCGTCGGCGGGCCGTTGTCGCCCCGCCGGTGCCCGCCGCTGTGGGATGA
- a CDS encoding TrmH family RNA methyltransferase — MSPSIRVRTPGELRAARRRRAHRCWGHLLAAPLWPLHGANLGTLLRTCDAVGACLAVPRFPWVPEALRRGNTLRQPACVHWVHDPLGWLAREREAGSAVVGVELADESIRLADLPAARGRTVVVLGHEQQGVPPEALELLDTVVEIPMVGTGSSLNVAVAGSLVLYKLAGLV; from the coding sequence TTGAGCCCGTCGATCCGGGTGCGCACCCCCGGAGAACTGCGGGCCGCGCGCCGGCGTCGCGCGCACCGGTGCTGGGGACATCTGCTGGCTGCGCCCCTGTGGCCGTTGCACGGCGCGAATCTGGGCACACTGCTGAGAACCTGCGATGCCGTGGGCGCCTGCCTCGCGGTACCGCGCTTTCCCTGGGTGCCCGAAGCCCTGCGCCGCGGGAACACCCTGCGGCAACCGGCTTGCGTGCACTGGGTGCACGACCCGCTGGGGTGGCTGGCGCGGGAACGTGAGGCGGGCAGCGCGGTCGTCGGCGTCGAGCTGGCGGACGAGTCGATCCGGCTGGCCGATCTGCCCGCCGCCCGTGGCCGCACGGTCGTGGTGCTGGGGCACGAGCAGCAGGGCGTGCCACCCGAGGCGCTCGAACTGCTCGACACCGTGGTGGAGATCCCGATGGTGGGCACGGGCAGCAGCCTCAACGTGGCGGTCGCGGGCAGCCTGGTGCTCTACAAACTGGCCGGATTGGTGTGA
- a CDS encoding spermidine synthase, producing MAEVLAEVDGVCGQLVLRRAGADFEVIANGVFLMDTRNGESERLLVSVAADLVPGRARMLIGGLGVGYSLRAALDHPGVGDIVVVEREPAVIDWNRTGPLRAVHGDALSDPRVTVVEADLVRWLRETTDRFDALCLDIDNGPQWTVTAGNATLYSAAGLDTLADRLRPGGVLAVWSAEASDEFTASLQDRFNEVRVLEIPVPRGEPDVVWIARV from the coding sequence GTGGCTGAGGTGCTCGCGGAAGTCGACGGGGTCTGCGGTCAGCTCGTGCTGCGCCGGGCGGGCGCGGATTTCGAGGTGATCGCCAACGGGGTGTTCCTGATGGACACCCGCAACGGGGAATCGGAGCGGTTGCTGGTCTCGGTGGCCGCGGACCTGGTGCCGGGCCGGGCGCGCATGCTGATCGGCGGGCTGGGCGTCGGCTACTCGCTACGGGCCGCGCTGGACCACCCGGGCGTCGGGGACATCGTCGTCGTCGAGCGGGAGCCCGCCGTGATCGACTGGAACCGCACGGGCCCCCTGCGCGCCGTCCACGGCGACGCCCTTTCCGACCCGCGGGTCACCGTCGTCGAAGCCGACCTCGTGCGCTGGCTGCGGGAGACCACGGACCGCTTCGACGCCCTGTGCCTGGACATCGACAACGGTCCCCAATGGACGGTCACCGCCGGCAACGCCACGCTCTACAGCGCGGCCGGCCTGGACACCCTGGCCGACCGCCTACGCCCGGGCGGGGTGCTGGCCGTGTGGAGCGCCGAAGCCAGCGACGAGTTCACCGCCAGCCTGCAGGACCGCTTCAACGAGGTGCGGGTCCTGGAAATCCCCGTCCCCCGAGGCGAACCCGACGTCGTGTGGATCGCCCGCGTCTGA
- a CDS encoding HhH-GPD-type base excision DNA repair protein, with translation MTRQLRLTGDAAADKLLSDDPFALLTGMLLDQQIAMEVAFIGPRKIADRMDGFSVTKIAEADLDEFVELCVEKPAIHRYGGSMAKRVHALAQHIVEDYDGKTDAIWKKGKPDGKEVLKRLKALPGFGDQKARIFLALLGKQRGVRPEGWREAAGAYGEEGSHRSIADVTSPESLAEVRAFKKATKAAGNKTG, from the coding sequence ATGACGCGCCAACTTCGCCTCACCGGGGACGCCGCGGCGGACAAGCTGCTCTCCGACGACCCGTTCGCCCTGCTCACGGGCATGTTGCTGGACCAGCAGATCGCCATGGAGGTCGCCTTCATCGGCCCGCGGAAGATCGCCGATCGGATGGACGGCTTCAGTGTCACGAAGATCGCCGAAGCCGACCTGGACGAGTTCGTCGAGCTCTGCGTGGAGAAGCCGGCGATCCACCGCTACGGCGGTTCGATGGCCAAGCGCGTGCACGCGCTGGCCCAGCACATCGTCGAGGACTACGACGGCAAGACCGACGCCATTTGGAAGAAGGGCAAGCCCGACGGCAAGGAGGTGCTCAAGCGGCTCAAGGCGCTGCCCGGTTTCGGCGACCAGAAGGCGCGCATCTTCCTGGCCCTGCTCGGAAAACAACGCGGCGTGCGGCCGGAGGGCTGGCGCGAGGCCGCCGGTGCCTACGGCGAAGAGGGCTCACACCGCTCGATCGCCGACGTCACCAGTCCCGAATCGCTGGCCGAAGTGCGCGCGTTCAAAAAGGCCACCAAAGCCG